One Bufo gargarizans isolate SCDJY-AF-19 chromosome 3, ASM1485885v1, whole genome shotgun sequence DNA segment encodes these proteins:
- the LOC122932693 gene encoding ubiquinol-cytochrome-c reductase complex assembly factor 2, whose product MQMAALRYRRFLKVCEEWPVDETRRGRDLGAFLRQRVAQAFKEGENTQIQDLEACDEMYESLSRLNSNYYREKYPRLQDTSFTEITVDEYRMVLATDSLKQMDEMKKGMWKRLKDKFNVKSPQDDVKE is encoded by the exons ATGCAAATGGCGGCTTTACGTTACCGACGATTTCTAAAAGTATGTGAAGAATGGCCGGTAGACGAGACCAGGCGAGGCCGGGACTTGGGCGCTTTCTTGAGGCAGCGAGTGGCTCAGGCTTTCAAGGAAGGCGAGAACACACAG ATTCAAGATCTAGAAGCCTGTGACGAAATGTATGAGAGCCTCAGTAGGCTAAACAGCAACTATTACAGAGAAAAG TATCCACGACTTCAAGATACAAGTTTTACAGAAATCACTGTGGATGAATATCGAATGGTACTGGCGACTG ATTCTCTGAAGCAGATGGATGAGATGAAAAAAGGAATGTGGAAGAGGCTCAAAGACAAGTTTAATGTGAAATCCCCTCAGGACGATGTTAAGGAGTAA